The following coding sequences are from one Microbacterium sp. SORGH_AS_0969 window:
- a CDS encoding aldehyde dehydrogenase family protein, whose translation MTNSASLHPSSTDDIEPPRELRARNPRSGEIDYVVTPPTPAEVTDLAASLREGQRPWRDLGLSGRIAALSAWADAIERDVARIARAEGTDTARVRVSSEVPYMVAAAVRDWCAKAPALIDAATLEGRSSVMSDVTYTTQFEPYGLLGIISPWNHPFLLSSTDAIPALLAGCAVLVKPSEVTPRFIEPVMSTIRSVPELASVFAYIPGAADVGQAVIDNVDALCFTGSVSTGRLIAAACASRFIPAFLELGGKDAAIVTATADVASAASAILKGSVHNTGQLCFSTERIYVDRTIYEPFVAELVRQSESLELSYPDPTHGHLGPFILERQAEIVDDHLRDAVVRGATILTGGTSVELGGGRYMRPTVLVGVDHSMRVMTEETFGPVMPVMPYESIDEAVELANDSEFGLSGAVISGSAEESDAVARRLDAGAISLQDTSLTIGIMRDVEKVAFKASGLGGSRMGPAGLLRFLRKKALILRTGPVVSMEALAEHNRPV comes from the coding sequence ATGACGAACTCCGCATCGTTGCATCCGTCGTCCACCGATGACATCGAGCCGCCCCGCGAACTGCGCGCGCGCAACCCCCGCTCCGGCGAGATCGACTATGTGGTCACTCCGCCGACGCCGGCGGAGGTCACCGACCTGGCCGCCTCGCTTCGCGAAGGTCAGCGCCCGTGGCGCGACCTCGGGCTCTCCGGCCGGATCGCAGCGCTCTCGGCATGGGCCGACGCGATCGAGCGCGACGTCGCGCGGATCGCCCGCGCCGAGGGCACCGATACCGCGCGTGTGCGCGTCTCGTCCGAGGTGCCCTACATGGTCGCGGCCGCGGTCCGGGATTGGTGCGCCAAAGCACCCGCGCTCATCGACGCCGCGACGCTGGAAGGTCGCTCGAGCGTGATGAGCGACGTCACCTACACGACGCAGTTCGAGCCCTACGGTCTCCTCGGGATCATCAGCCCGTGGAACCATCCCTTCCTCCTGTCGTCCACCGACGCGATCCCCGCGCTGCTCGCCGGATGCGCCGTCCTGGTGAAGCCGAGCGAAGTCACGCCCCGTTTCATCGAGCCCGTGATGTCCACCATCCGGAGCGTGCCCGAGCTCGCCTCGGTCTTCGCTTACATCCCCGGAGCCGCCGACGTGGGGCAGGCTGTCATCGACAATGTGGATGCGCTCTGCTTCACGGGGAGCGTGTCGACGGGCCGCCTGATCGCTGCTGCGTGCGCTTCGCGTTTCATCCCCGCCTTCCTTGAGCTCGGCGGCAAGGATGCCGCGATCGTCACCGCCACCGCGGACGTCGCGTCGGCCGCGTCCGCCATTCTCAAGGGGTCGGTGCACAACACGGGCCAGCTGTGCTTCTCGACCGAGCGCATCTACGTCGACCGCACCATCTACGAGCCGTTCGTCGCCGAACTCGTCCGCCAGTCAGAATCGCTCGAGCTGAGCTACCCCGACCCGACGCACGGCCACCTGGGGCCGTTCATTCTCGAGCGCCAAGCGGAGATCGTCGACGATCATCTTCGTGATGCCGTCGTCCGCGGCGCGACCATCCTCACCGGCGGTACCAGCGTCGAGCTCGGCGGCGGCCGGTACATGCGACCCACCGTGCTCGTGGGCGTCGACCACTCGATGCGCGTGATGACCGAGGAGACGTTCGGACCGGTGATGCCGGTGATGCCCTACGAGAGCATCGACGAGGCCGTCGAACTCGCGAACGACTCCGAGTTCGGCCTGTCCGGAGCGGTCATCTCCGGCAGCGCCGAGGAGTCCGACGCCGTCGCGCGCCGCCTCGACGCCGGTGCCATCAGTCTGCAGGACACGTCGCTGACGATCGGCATCATGCGCGACGTCGAGAAGGTCGCCTTCAAGGCCTCGGGTCTCGGTGGCTCGCGGATGGGGCCGGCGGGCCTGCTGCGTTTCCTGCGCAAGAAGGCCCTGATCCTGCGCACGGGTCCGGTGGTCTCCATGGAGGCGCTCGCCGAGCACAATCGCCCCGTGTGA
- the sucD gene encoding succinate--CoA ligase subunit alpha gives MSIYLNKDSKVIVQGITGGEGTKHTALMLKAGTQVVGGVNARKAGTTVTHKDAAGNDVELPVFASVEEAIRETGADVSIAFVPPAFTKDAMVEAIDAEIPLLVVITEGVPVGDTAEAWAYAKSKGEKTRIIGPNCPGIITPGEALVGITPANITGKGPIGLVSKSGTLTYQMMFELRDLGFSTAIGIGGDPVIGTTHIDALAAFEADPETKAIVMIGEIGGDAEERAAAYIAENVTKPVVGYVAGFTAPEGKTMGHAGAIVSGSAGTAQAKKEALEAAGVKVGKTPSETASLMREIIESL, from the coding sequence ATGTCGATCTACCTCAACAAGGATTCCAAGGTCATCGTCCAGGGCATCACCGGCGGCGAGGGCACCAAGCACACCGCCCTCATGCTCAAGGCCGGCACCCAGGTCGTCGGTGGCGTCAACGCCCGCAAGGCCGGCACCACCGTCACGCACAAGGATGCCGCCGGCAACGACGTCGAGCTGCCCGTCTTCGCCTCGGTCGAAGAGGCCATCCGCGAGACCGGCGCCGACGTGTCGATCGCGTTCGTGCCCCCGGCCTTCACGAAGGACGCGATGGTCGAGGCCATCGACGCCGAGATCCCCCTCCTCGTCGTGATCACCGAGGGCGTGCCCGTCGGCGACACCGCCGAGGCGTGGGCCTACGCGAAGTCGAAGGGCGAGAAGACCCGCATCATCGGCCCGAACTGCCCCGGCATCATCACCCCCGGCGAGGCGCTCGTGGGCATCACGCCCGCGAACATCACGGGTAAGGGCCCCATCGGCCTCGTCTCGAAGTCGGGCACCCTGACCTACCAGATGATGTTCGAGCTGCGCGACCTCGGCTTCTCGACCGCCATCGGCATCGGCGGCGACCCGGTCATCGGTACCACCCACATCGATGCCCTCGCGGCGTTCGAGGCCGACCCCGAGACCAAGGCCATCGTCATGATCGGCGAGATCGGTGGAGACGCCGAGGAGCGCGCCGCCGCTTACATCGCCGAGAACGTCACCAAGCCCGTCGTGGGCTACGTCGCCGGCTTCACCGCCCCCGAGGGCAAGACCATGGGCCACGCCGGTGCCATCGTCTCCGGCTCGGCCGGTACCGCCCAGGCGAAGAAGGAGGCCCTCGAGGCCGCCGGCGTGAAGGTCGGCAAGACGCCGTCCGAGACCGCGTCGCTGATGCGCGAGATCATCGAGAGCCTGTAA